The following proteins are encoded in a genomic region of Corallococcus silvisoli:
- the secE gene encoding preprotein translocase subunit SecE, with amino-acid sequence MATASEASQQANRSGIDPKRLVVIFYLVAGIVLALFLEHVFGLLWSRFGWSDVELFEGLGWRVSTLVGYVTALGLVLASYFHPRTHALSIDVASELMKVTWPSWSETRASTMAVVVASLVAAVLLFCIDTVAYNLMVEWLPALWGKL; translated from the coding sequence ATGGCGACGGCATCTGAGGCCAGCCAGCAGGCTAACCGCTCGGGTATCGACCCCAAGCGGCTCGTGGTCATCTTCTATCTCGTCGCCGGCATCGTCCTGGCCCTCTTCCTGGAGCACGTCTTCGGGTTGCTCTGGAGCCGGTTCGGCTGGAGTGACGTCGAACTGTTCGAGGGCCTCGGCTGGCGCGTGTCGACCCTGGTGGGCTACGTGACGGCCCTGGGGCTCGTGCTGGCGTCCTACTTCCACCCCCGTACGCACGCCTTGTCCATCGACGTGGCGTCCGAGCTGATGAAGGTCACCTGGCCCTCCTGGTCGGAGACCCGCGCGTCGACCATGGCCGTGGTCGTCGCCTCGCTCGTGGCGGCCGTTCTGCTCTTCTGCATCGACACCGTCGCCTACAACTTGATGGTGGAGTGGCTGCCTGCCCTGTGGGGGAAGCTGTAA
- the rpmG gene encoding 50S ribosomal protein L33: protein MPKGNRSIISLECTTCKERNYTTTKNKRKSQDKLELSKFCPRCRKHTDHKEGKV, encoded by the coding sequence ATGCCGAAGGGTAACCGTTCCATCATCTCGCTCGAGTGCACGACGTGCAAAGAGCGGAACTACACGACCACGAAGAACAAGCGGAAGAGCCAGGACAAGCTTGAGCTGAGCAAGTTCTGCCCTCGCTGCCGCAAGCATACGGACCACAAGGAAGGCAAGGTCTAG